AGCTGGGCGCCTTCGCTGCCACCATCGTTGGAGCACCTCTCTACCTTGCTGATGCGCTTGCTACCGCTGTGATAGCTGGAGGTGATCGAGTTCTAGAACAGATAGGCTATGCGGGGGAGTTCCACGGCCTGCTGATCACCTTTGATGGGATGTTGCACGCGCTACCAGGCACAGTGTTCTCGCCGGAGGAGATCTAAGGTCACTGGTGGCATCTCTTATCTTTGAATACCCGGTTGGGTCGGTTGTCGAACCCATGGCGAGTTTTTGTCTCTTGGCGCGTTACTCTGAGAATGTTTATTACTCAAGTCAAGCAACACAGAGGATGCAACAGCTTTGAACGCCTCAGCCTTCGTCATATCCAGACTGATATCATGACCTAGATACGTCGCTCAACGGTCTTGCAACACTGAGAATTCGGCGTCACCAGGGCGCAAGAGAACAACTTCAGGTCCTAAGCAGTGTTGGTGCTGGCCAGACCGAATCAGCAAGGCCACACGCGCAAGCTGGAGCAGACCCTCCACTTCTAGATCTCCTGCAACAGGTAGCACTGCAATGAGTGAACTGTGGTTAACTCACAATCTCAAGAAGCAACCCACCGAGGATTGCCGCGTTTTTGTAGAACTGAATACTCTGGTTCTTGCGCGCCGCCTCATCCTCCTCACGCCAGAAGGCGTGACCAACCAGAGTTGTTGCGGTGATAGAAGTCGCGAGTCCGAACGCCGCGAGCTTTGGCTTGATGCCGAGGGCGAGCGCAACTCCGCCGACGACCATAGCCCCACCGTTGAAGCGAACGAGTCCTGGGCTGGCCGGTAAACCCGATCGCTCGAGTGCCTTGTGACGCATGCCGGGCTCACGGGCAGCCCCTAATCCACCGTAGATGAGTGGGGATGCGACCATCGCCCGCCCTAGTTGACGACAGAATTTTTTTGTTCCTTGACCCACGTGAGGTAGTCCCTTCTTTATGAACTTGTCTTTGTTATCCCCCAGTTTAGCAAGATGAGATGTCCAATAGCGAACGCGCTCTTGGCGTGCGGCGTTCGGTCGTTGCTGTCTTCATGCTTCAAGCTCATAAACCGCGGTGTTTAGGGCCTGGCCAGTTCGGTCAAGCGCAGTGGGTCCTGGCTCAGGCAAGCATTCACATCCGGTTGTCGGTCGATGCTATGTTGGAGTCAGGGTACATTAAACAACGCCCAGTCTCTGAGGCGGTGTGCCTAGGCTGTATGGCTCGCCGAAATAGGCCTAGAACAGCAGTTCCTATGGAACGAGTCGACGTATGATCCCAAGACGTCCCTCTTGAATCCAAAGACTTTCGAGTTCTGTGAGATCGCCAACCGCCCTTGGTGGTGCCAGGGGATTCGCCCCTGTCACTGACGTCGCCACGACTACTGAACCTGCATGAGCAAGGTCGCTTGCGTCGAACTCTAGGCTTTCGTACTCTGGATATCGAGCCTTCACGGTCTTTGCCTCTTCAGGACTCTGAGGCGCGAAACGGGCCTGCATCTGCCCTGAGAGGGCAAGGGTTGCAGCAGCAGAGATGATCCCCTCTGGAGTGCCGCCGATGCCCCACAACATAACAGCGTTGGGATCTCCACGCAACACCCTCAGACTCGCCATCACGTCGCCGTCTGAGATCTCGATGACCGGCACGCCATGGTGTCGTAGATCAGCGATTGCCTCTGCATGTCGAGGCTTGTCCAGTATGATTACGGTCGTCTCACCTATCCCGAGTCCGAGTCGGCGCGACACCCTCTTGACATTCTCGAGTAGTGGCCGGCTGATATCAATGACACCGGCCGCCCTTTCACCGACGATCAGTTTCTCCAGATAAAAACCGGGCAGTTGTTTAAATCCTCCGGCCGGGGCTGCTGCGATTACCGAGATCGCCCCCTCTCGTCCGGTTGCTGCGAAGTTGGTGCCTTCAAGTGGATCAACGGCCAAGTCGATGTCGATCGAGCCGGTACCCAGTCGCTCCCCAACGTAGAGCATGGGTGCATGATCCTTCTCGCCCTCGCCGGCTATGACGGTAGCCGAGACTGGTAGCCTTCCTAGCTCCTCACGCATGGCGGCTACTGCCGCCGCGTCGGCGCGGTTCTTGTCCCCAAGACCGATCTCCTCGAGCGTTGCACAGGCGGCTGCCTCAGTAGCACGGAGTAGATCCGAGACGAGATGAGTGGGGTGCCCCAGTCGATAGGAGTCGACGACCAGATCGAGGGCAGCGTCCGCGACCTCGGTAGAGGTAAAGCCGAAGTGGGCAGCCACATCAGCCATCGGGGCAGAGGTGCCAAAATCGTTCACGTTGTACAACCGATCGCCAGGACTCAAGAACTGGTACCACCCGGTGCCTACGGTGGCCTCTAGTACGAGTCGGGGAGTTCCGGTTGGAGCGAGCACATCTCGTTCACGAGGATCGATCGCCAGAAAGCGCTCGCGCCATGGAACCGAGATGACACGCGCATCGATGTCGTCCTCGTTCTTCAGGATTTTGGCGGCATCGATTGCAAGCGATACCTCAGAACCGGAGGCTATGAGCACCACCTCGGGCGAGGTATTTGGGTCGTCGTAGACGATTCGAGCCCCTGTGGTCGCGAGCCAATCGATGGACTCGGTGGTCGGGTGCTGTGGAAGAGGTTGTCGGGTGAGGGCGATGACCGTAGGCTTAGTCCGTTCGGCCAACGCTTGCTTCCAACATGCAAACGTCTCGAATGTGTCGGCGGG
The DNA window shown above is from Ferrimicrobium acidiphilum DSM 19497 and carries:
- a CDS encoding DoxX family protein, whose translation is MGQGTKKFCRQLGRAMVASPLIYGGLGAAREPGMRHKALERSGLPASPGLVRFNGGAMVVGGVALALGIKPKLAAFGLATSITATTLVGHAFWREEDEAARKNQSIQFYKNAAILGGLLLEIVS
- the tkt gene encoding transketolase yields the protein MNPLDERCITTVRMLSIDQVETAQSGHPGLPLGLAPVAYTLFARLMNFDPDDPTWPNRDRFILSAGHGSALLYSLLHLFGYELPIEELRRFRQLGSRTPGHPEHGLTPGVETTTGPLGQGFATAVGMAIGEAKLRNAAGDSSINHYTFVLASDGDLMEGISHEAASLAGSLHLGHLIVGYDSNDITIDGPRHDSCTDDPVARFQSYGWQVLSISDTEDIDEIERIYREAMADMEHPSLIIAPTVIGRGSPTKQGTSKAHGAPLGADELAATKAAYGWPTEPTFLVPDEVKTYLAKLIADKQAISRVWRETYLSQPGSTKIQPGKDPLTIPEVTTTPLATRAASAAFLQSVAPELPMLIGGSADLAESTGLNVGLDAITATDFSGSVIRFGIREHAMAAVANGLALYGFTPYVSTFLVFSDYLRPSLRLSALMGLGVIYIFSHDSFAVGEDGPTHQPIEQLEGLRIIPRTNVLRPADTFETFACWKQALAERTKPTVIALTRQPLPQHPTTESIDWLATTGARIVYDDPNTSPEVVLIASGSEVSLAIDAAKILKNEDDIDARVISVPWRERFLAIDPRERDVLAPTGTPRLVLEATVGTGWYQFLSPGDRLYNVNDFGTSAPMADVAAHFGFTSTEVADAALDLVVDSYRLGHPTHLVSDLLRATEAAACATLEEIGLGDKNRADAAAVAAMREELGRLPVSATVIAGEGEKDHAPMLYVGERLGTGSIDIDLAVDPLEGTNFAATGREGAISVIAAAPAGGFKQLPGFYLEKLIVGERAAGVIDISRPLLENVKRVSRRLGLGIGETTVIILDKPRHAEAIADLRHHGVPVIEISDGDVMASLRVLRGDPNAVMLWGIGGTPEGIISAAATLALSGQMQARFAPQSPEEAKTVKARYPEYESLEFDASDLAHAGSVVVATSVTGANPLAPPRAVGDLTELESLWIQEGRLGIIRRLVP